In Hevea brasiliensis isolate MT/VB/25A 57/8 chromosome 13, ASM3005281v1, whole genome shotgun sequence, a single genomic region encodes these proteins:
- the LOC110660762 gene encoding agamous-like MADS-box protein MADS2: MGRGRVELKRIENKINRQVTFGKRRNGLLKKAYELSVLCDAEVALIIFSNRGKLYEFCSTSNMMRTLERYQKCSYGGLEASQPGYETQSNYQEYLKLKARVEVLQRSQRNLLGEDLGPLNTKELEQLELQLETSLKQIRLTMTQFMLDQLADLQNKERLLIETNKALKRKLEEGSGQVPLRLAWEGGGHTIPYSRLPAHSDGFFQPKGGNSTLQIGYNPEGADEDNVSQTHDLNGFIPGFML, from the exons ATGGGGAGAGGAAGAGTGGAGTTGAAGAGAATAGAGAACAAAATTAACAGGCAGGTCACGTTTGGTAAGAGGAGAAATGGATTGCTTAAGAAAGCTTATGAACTCTCAGTTCTCTGTGATGCTGAGGTTGCTCTCATCATCTTCTCCAATCGTGGCAAGCTCTATGAGTTCTGTAGCACTTCCAA CATGATGAGAACACTTGAAAGGTACCAGAAGTGCAGTTATGGTGGACTGGAAGCCAGCCAACCAGGCTACGAGACACAg AGCAACTACCAGGAGTATCTGAAGCTTAAAGCTAGAGTTGAGGTCTTACAGCGATCTCAGAG GAACCTGCTTGGGGAAGATTTGGGTCCTCTAAATACCAAGGAGCTTGAGCAGCTTGAGCTTCAGTTGGAAACATCCCTCAAGCAAATCAGGTTAACAATG ACTCAATTCATGCTTGATCAACTTGCTGATCTTCAAAACAAG GAACGTTTGCTGATTGAAACCAACAAAGCCTTGAAAAGGAAG TTGGAAGAAGGTAGTGGGCAAGTTCCCCTTCGACTAGCATGGGAAGGTGGAGGACATACGATTCCATATAGCCGCCTACCAGCTCATTCAGATGGGTTCTTCCAGCCCAAGGGAGGAAATTCCACTCTGCAAATTGG ATACAATCCTGAGGGTGCAGATGAGGATAATGTTTCCCAGACACATGATCTCAATGGATTCATTCCTGGGTTTATGCTTTGA